One genomic segment of Labeo rohita strain BAU-BD-2019 chromosome 14, IGBB_LRoh.1.0, whole genome shotgun sequence includes these proteins:
- the gria2b gene encoding glutamate receptor 2b isoform X4, whose amino-acid sequence MQQFKNLSICLISLLCGVTIGGSPSVQIGGLFPRGADQEYSAFRIGMVQFGTAEFRLTPHIDNLEVANSFAVTNCFCSQFSRGVYAIFGFYDKKSVNTITSFCGTLHVSFITPSFPLDGNQQFIIQMRPDIKGPLLSLIEYYKWDKFAYLYDSDRGLTTLQVVLDTAAEKKWQVTAINVGNMKDERKDEAYRSLFQDLENKKERRVILDCEQDKVKDIMEQVITIGRHVKGYHYIIANLGFVDGDLSKIQYGGANVSGFQIVDFDDPLVSKFDQRWEALEEKEYPGADSKIRYTSALTYDAVQVMTEAFRYLHKQRIDISRRANNGDCLANPAVPWAQGVEIERALKQVRVDGLTGNIQFDQYGKRVNYTVNVMELKSNGPVKIGYWNEVDKMVVTKSDLFPNDTMGLENKTVIVTTILEAPYVMLKKNADLFVDNERYEGYCVDLAAEIAKHCGFKYQLKIVGDGKYGARDAETKIWNGMVGELVYGKADIAVAPLTITLVREEVIDFSKPFMSLGISIMIKKPQKSKPGVFSFLDPLAYEIWMCIVFAYIGVSVVLFLVSRFSPYEWHTEEYEDGQIQTNESTNEFGIFNSLWFSLGAFMRQGCDISPRSLSGRIVGGVWWFFTLIIISSYTANLAAFLTVERMVSPIESAEDLAKQTEIAYGTLDSGSTKEFFRRSKIALFDKMWTYMKSAEPSVFVKTTAEGVMRVRKSKGKYAYLLESTMNEYIEQRKPCDTMKVGGNLDSKGYGIATPKGSSLRNAVNLAVLKLNEQGLLDKLKNKWWYDKGECGSGGGDSKEKTSALSLSNVAGVFYILVGGLGLAMLVALVEFCYKSRAEAKRMKVAKNAQNINPTSSQNSQNFATYKEGYNVTFSDAMRSKARLSITGSTGENGRVMSPEFPKAVHAVPFVRPGVGMNVSLTDLS is encoded by the exons TCTGTTCTCAGTTCTCAAGAGGAGTTTATGCTATTTTTGGATTTTACGACAAGAAGTCAGTAAACACAATAACGTCGTTCTGCGGGACACTTCATGTCTCTTTCATCACACCAAGCTTTCCCTTGGACGGAAATCAGCAGTTCATCATTCAGATGCGACCAGACATCAAAGGACCCCTCCTAAGTCTCATTGAGTACTACAAATGGGATAAGTTTGCCTACCTGTACGACAGTGACCGAG GACTTACCACACTCCAAGTTGTGCTGGACACAGCAGCAGAGAAGAAATGGCAGGTGACCGCCATCAATGTGGGAAACATGAAGGACGAGAGAAAGGATGAAGCGTATCGCTCACTCTTTCAGGACCTAGAAAACAAAAAGGAGCGGAGGGTCATCCTTGACTGCGAGCAAGACAAAGTTAAAGACATCATGGAACAG GTCATAACTATTGGCAGGCATGTGAAAGGATATCACTACATCATAGCAAACTTG GGTTTTGTCGACGGAGATCTTTCAAAAATCCAATATGGTGGAGCCAATGTGTCAGGCTTTCAGATTGTGGATTTCGATGACCCCCTGGTGTCTAAATTTGACCAGCGCTGGGAAGCCCTGGAGGAAAAAGAATATCCAGGAGCGGACAGCAAGATACGG TACACCTCAGCACTGACATATGATGCAGTTCAGGTCATGACTGAGGCCTTCCGTTACCTGCACAAACAGCGAATTGACATCTCCCGTAGAGCTAACAACGGAGACTGTCTGGCCAATCCTGCTGTACCATGGGCACAAGGGGTGGAGATAGAGCGTGCCCTAAAACAG GTCAGAGTTGATGGTCTCACTGGTAACATTCAGTTTGACCAGTACGGAAAGAGGGTGAATTACACCGTCAATGTCATGGAACTGAAAAGCAACGGACCAGTTAAG ATTGGCTATTGGAATGAAGTTGATAAGATGGTTGTGACAAAGTCTGATCTCTTCCCAAATGATACAATGGGGCTGGAAAACAAGACTGTGATCGTCACCACTATTCTA GAAGCACCGTATGTAATGCTAAAGAAGAATGCTGACCTTTTCGTGGATAATGAAAGATATGAGGGGTACTGTGTGGACTTGGCAGCTGAAATAGCAAAACACTGTGGATTCAAATATCAGCTGAAAATAGTAGGAGATGGCAAATATGGAGCTAGAGATGCAGAAACGAAGATCTGGAATGGAATGGTTGGAGAGTTGGTTTATGGG AAAGCTGACATAGCAGTGGCTCCATTGACTATCACTTTAGTCAGAGAAGAAGTCATCGACTTCTCAAAGCCATTCATGAGTTTGGGCATCTCCATCATGATCAAGAAGCCTCAGAAATCCAAGCCTGGTGTTTTCTCATTTCTGGATCCTCTGGCCTATGAGATCTGGATGTGTATCGTGTTTGCCTACATCGGTGTAAGCGTAGTGCTTTTTCTGGTCAGTCGTTTCAGCCCATACGAGTGGCACACAGAGGAATATGAAGACGGCCAGATACAGACCAACGAGTCCACCAATGAGTTTGGGATTTTCAACAGCCTTTGGTTCTCTCTTGGAGCTTTTATGAGACAGGGCTGTGATATTTCACCAAG GTCTCTTTCTGGCCGCATAGTTGGAGGAGTCTGGTGGTTTTTCACCCTGATCATAATTTCATCCTACACGGCTAACTTGGCTGCCTTCCTAACAGTGGAGAGGATGGTGTCTCCAATCGAAAGTGCAGAGGACTTAGCAAAGCAAACAGAGATTGCTTACGGAACTTTAGATTCTGGTTCAACAAAAGAGTTTTTCAGG CGTTCCAAAATCGCTCTTTTCGACAAAATGTGGACGTACATGAAAAGCGCGGAGCCCTCCGTGTTTGTTAAGACGACAGCAGAAGGTGTTATGCGGGTGAGGAAGTCCAAGGGGAAGTACGCATACCTGCTGGAGTCCACCATGAACGAGTACATCGAGCAGCGCAAGCCCTGTGACACTATGAAGGTCGGAGGGAACCTGGACTCCAAAGGCTACGGCATCGCCACCCCCAAAGGATCCTCATTAAG AAATGCGGTTAACCTCGCAGTACTAAAACTGAATGAACAAGGCCTGTTGGAcaaattgaaaaacaaatggTGGTACGACAAGGGAGAGTGCGGCAGCGGGGGAGGTGATTCCAAG GAGAAGACCAGCGCTCTCAGCCTGAGCAATGTGGCTGGGGTCTTCTACATCCTAGTGGGCGGCTTGGGCTTGGCCATGCTGGTGGCCCTGGTCGAGTTCTGTTACAAGTCCCGAGCCGAGGCCAAGCGCATGAAGGTGGCAAAGAATGCACAGAATATTAATCCCACTTCCTCGCAGAATTCACAGAATTTTGCCACTTATAAGGAAGGGTACAAC GTGACCTTTTCGGACGCCATGAGGAGCAAAGCGAGACTGTCTATTACTGGGAGTACTGGCGAGAATGGACGTGTGATGAGTCCTGAGTTCCCCAAAGCAGTACATGCGGTGCCCTTTGTTAGACCTGGTGTGGGAATGAACGTCAGTCTGACTGATCTCTCCTGA
- the gria2b gene encoding glutamate receptor 2b isoform X1 yields MQQFKNLSICLISLLCGVTIGGSPSVQIGGLFPRGADQEYSAFRIGMVQFGTAEFRLTPHIDNLEVANSFAVTNCFCSQFSRGVYAIFGFYDKKSVNTITSFCGTLHVSFITPSFPLDGNQQFIIQMRPDIKGPLLSLIEYYKWDKFAYLYDSDRGLTTLQVVLDTAAEKKWQVTAINVGNMKDERKDEAYRSLFQDLENKKERRVILDCEQDKVKDIMEQVITIGRHVKGYHYIIANLGFVDGDLSKIQYGGANVSGFQIVDFDDPLVSKFDQRWEALEEKEYPGADSKIRYTSALTYDAVQVMTEAFRYLHKQRIDISRRANNGDCLANPAVPWAQGVEIERALKQVRVDGLTGNIQFDQYGKRVNYTVNVMELKSNGPVKIGYWNEVDKMVVTKSDLFPNDTMGLENKTVIVTTILEAPYVMLKKNADLFVDNERYEGYCVDLAAEIAKHCGFKYQLKIVGDGKYGARDAETKIWNGMVGELVYGKADIAVAPLTITLVREEVIDFSKPFMSLGISIMIKKPQKSKPGVFSFLDPLAYEIWMCIVFAYIGVSVVLFLVSRFSPYEWHTEEYEDGQIQTNESTNEFGIFNSLWFSLGAFMRQGCDISPRSLSGRIVGGVWWFFTLIIISSYTANLAAFLTVERMVSPIESAEDLAKQTEIAYGTLDSGSTKEFFRRSKIALFDKMWTYMKSAEPSVFVKTTAEGVMRVRKSKGKYAYLLESTMNEYIEQRKPCDTMKVGGNLDSKGYGIATPKGSSLRNAVNLAVLKLNEQGLLDKLKNKWWYDKGECGSGGGDSKEKTSALSLSNVAGVFYILVGGLGLAMLVALVEFCYKSRAEAKRMKVTFSDAMRSKARLSITGSTGENGRVMSPEFPKAVHAVPFVRPGVGMNVSLTDLS; encoded by the exons TCTGTTCTCAGTTCTCAAGAGGAGTTTATGCTATTTTTGGATTTTACGACAAGAAGTCAGTAAACACAATAACGTCGTTCTGCGGGACACTTCATGTCTCTTTCATCACACCAAGCTTTCCCTTGGACGGAAATCAGCAGTTCATCATTCAGATGCGACCAGACATCAAAGGACCCCTCCTAAGTCTCATTGAGTACTACAAATGGGATAAGTTTGCCTACCTGTACGACAGTGACCGAG GACTTACCACACTCCAAGTTGTGCTGGACACAGCAGCAGAGAAGAAATGGCAGGTGACCGCCATCAATGTGGGAAACATGAAGGACGAGAGAAAGGATGAAGCGTATCGCTCACTCTTTCAGGACCTAGAAAACAAAAAGGAGCGGAGGGTCATCCTTGACTGCGAGCAAGACAAAGTTAAAGACATCATGGAACAG GTCATAACTATTGGCAGGCATGTGAAAGGATATCACTACATCATAGCAAACTTG GGTTTTGTCGACGGAGATCTTTCAAAAATCCAATATGGTGGAGCCAATGTGTCAGGCTTTCAGATTGTGGATTTCGATGACCCCCTGGTGTCTAAATTTGACCAGCGCTGGGAAGCCCTGGAGGAAAAAGAATATCCAGGAGCGGACAGCAAGATACGG TACACCTCAGCACTGACATATGATGCAGTTCAGGTCATGACTGAGGCCTTCCGTTACCTGCACAAACAGCGAATTGACATCTCCCGTAGAGCTAACAACGGAGACTGTCTGGCCAATCCTGCTGTACCATGGGCACAAGGGGTGGAGATAGAGCGTGCCCTAAAACAG GTCAGAGTTGATGGTCTCACTGGTAACATTCAGTTTGACCAGTACGGAAAGAGGGTGAATTACACCGTCAATGTCATGGAACTGAAAAGCAACGGACCAGTTAAG ATTGGCTATTGGAATGAAGTTGATAAGATGGTTGTGACAAAGTCTGATCTCTTCCCAAATGATACAATGGGGCTGGAAAACAAGACTGTGATCGTCACCACTATTCTA GAAGCACCGTATGTAATGCTAAAGAAGAATGCTGACCTTTTCGTGGATAATGAAAGATATGAGGGGTACTGTGTGGACTTGGCAGCTGAAATAGCAAAACACTGTGGATTCAAATATCAGCTGAAAATAGTAGGAGATGGCAAATATGGAGCTAGAGATGCAGAAACGAAGATCTGGAATGGAATGGTTGGAGAGTTGGTTTATGGG AAAGCTGACATAGCAGTGGCTCCATTGACTATCACTTTAGTCAGAGAAGAAGTCATCGACTTCTCAAAGCCATTCATGAGTTTGGGCATCTCCATCATGATCAAGAAGCCTCAGAAATCCAAGCCTGGTGTTTTCTCATTTCTGGATCCTCTGGCCTATGAGATCTGGATGTGTATCGTGTTTGCCTACATCGGTGTAAGCGTAGTGCTTTTTCTGGTCAGTCGTTTCAGCCCATACGAGTGGCACACAGAGGAATATGAAGACGGCCAGATACAGACCAACGAGTCCACCAATGAGTTTGGGATTTTCAACAGCCTTTGGTTCTCTCTTGGAGCTTTTATGAGACAGGGCTGTGATATTTCACCAAG GTCTCTTTCTGGCCGCATAGTTGGAGGAGTCTGGTGGTTTTTCACCCTGATCATAATTTCATCCTACACGGCTAACTTGGCTGCCTTCCTAACAGTGGAGAGGATGGTGTCTCCAATCGAAAGTGCAGAGGACTTAGCAAAGCAAACAGAGATTGCTTACGGAACTTTAGATTCTGGTTCAACAAAAGAGTTTTTCAGG CGTTCCAAAATCGCTCTTTTCGACAAAATGTGGACGTACATGAAAAGCGCGGAGCCCTCCGTGTTTGTTAAGACGACAGCAGAAGGTGTTATGCGGGTGAGGAAGTCCAAGGGGAAGTACGCATACCTGCTGGAGTCCACCATGAACGAGTACATCGAGCAGCGCAAGCCCTGTGACACTATGAAGGTCGGAGGGAACCTGGACTCCAAAGGCTACGGCATCGCCACCCCCAAAGGATCCTCATTAAG AAATGCGGTTAACCTCGCAGTACTAAAACTGAATGAACAAGGCCTGTTGGAcaaattgaaaaacaaatggTGGTACGACAAGGGAGAGTGCGGCAGCGGGGGAGGTGATTCCAAG GAGAAGACCAGCGCTCTCAGCCTGAGCAATGTGGCTGGGGTCTTCTACATCCTAGTGGGCGGCTTGGGCTTGGCCATGCTGGTGGCCCTGGTCGAGTTCTGTTACAAGTCCCGAGCCGAGGCCAAGCGCATGAAG GTGACCTTTTCGGACGCCATGAGGAGCAAAGCGAGACTGTCTATTACTGGGAGTACTGGCGAGAATGGACGTGTGATGAGTCCTGAGTTCCCCAAAGCAGTACATGCGGTGCCCTTTGTTAGACCTGGTGTGGGAATGAACGTCAGTCTGACTGATCTCTCCTGA
- the gria2b gene encoding glutamate receptor 2b isoform X2: MQQFKNLSICLISLLCGVTIGGSPSVQIGGLFPRGADQEYSAFRIGMVQFGTAEFRLTPHIDNLEVANSFAVTNCFCSQFSRGVYAIFGFYDKKSVNTITSFCGTLHVSFITPSFPLDGNQQFIIQMRPDIKGPLLSLIEYYKWDKFAYLYDSDRGLTTLQVVLDTAAEKKWQVTAINVGNMKDERKDEAYRSLFQDLENKKERRVILDCEQDKVKDIMEQVITIGRHVKGYHYIIANLGFVDGDLSKIQYGGANVSGFQIVDFDDPLVSKFDQRWEALEEKEYPGADSKIRYTSALTYDAVQVMTEAFRYLHKQRIDISRRANNGDCLANPAVPWAQGVEIERALKQVRVDGLTGNIQFDQYGKRVNYTVNVMELKSNGPVKIGYWNEVDKMVVTKSDLFPNDTMGLENKTVIVTTILEAPYVMLKKNADLFVDNERYEGYCVDLAAEIAKHCGFKYQLKIVGDGKYGARDAETKIWNGMVGELVYGKADIAVAPLTITLVREEVIDFSKPFMSLGISIMIKKPQKSKPGVFSFLDPLAYEIWMCIVFAYIGVSVVLFLVSRFSPYEWHTEEYEDGQIQTNESTNEFGIFNSLWFSLGAFMRQGCDISPRSLSGRIVGGVWWFFTLIIISSYTANLAAFLTVERMVSPIESAEDLAKQTEIAYGTLDSGSTKEFFRRSKIALFDKMWTYMKSAEPSVFVKTTAEGVMRVRKSKGKYAYLLESTMNEYIEQRKPCDTMKVGGNLDSKGYGIATPKGSSLRTPVNLAVLKLSEQGTLDKLKNKWWYDKGECGAKDSGSKEKTSALSLSNVAGVFYILVGGLGLAMLVALVEFCYKSRAEAKRMKVTFSDAMRSKARLSITGSTGENGRVMSPEFPKAVHAVPFVRPGVGMNVSLTDLS; encoded by the exons TCTGTTCTCAGTTCTCAAGAGGAGTTTATGCTATTTTTGGATTTTACGACAAGAAGTCAGTAAACACAATAACGTCGTTCTGCGGGACACTTCATGTCTCTTTCATCACACCAAGCTTTCCCTTGGACGGAAATCAGCAGTTCATCATTCAGATGCGACCAGACATCAAAGGACCCCTCCTAAGTCTCATTGAGTACTACAAATGGGATAAGTTTGCCTACCTGTACGACAGTGACCGAG GACTTACCACACTCCAAGTTGTGCTGGACACAGCAGCAGAGAAGAAATGGCAGGTGACCGCCATCAATGTGGGAAACATGAAGGACGAGAGAAAGGATGAAGCGTATCGCTCACTCTTTCAGGACCTAGAAAACAAAAAGGAGCGGAGGGTCATCCTTGACTGCGAGCAAGACAAAGTTAAAGACATCATGGAACAG GTCATAACTATTGGCAGGCATGTGAAAGGATATCACTACATCATAGCAAACTTG GGTTTTGTCGACGGAGATCTTTCAAAAATCCAATATGGTGGAGCCAATGTGTCAGGCTTTCAGATTGTGGATTTCGATGACCCCCTGGTGTCTAAATTTGACCAGCGCTGGGAAGCCCTGGAGGAAAAAGAATATCCAGGAGCGGACAGCAAGATACGG TACACCTCAGCACTGACATATGATGCAGTTCAGGTCATGACTGAGGCCTTCCGTTACCTGCACAAACAGCGAATTGACATCTCCCGTAGAGCTAACAACGGAGACTGTCTGGCCAATCCTGCTGTACCATGGGCACAAGGGGTGGAGATAGAGCGTGCCCTAAAACAG GTCAGAGTTGATGGTCTCACTGGTAACATTCAGTTTGACCAGTACGGAAAGAGGGTGAATTACACCGTCAATGTCATGGAACTGAAAAGCAACGGACCAGTTAAG ATTGGCTATTGGAATGAAGTTGATAAGATGGTTGTGACAAAGTCTGATCTCTTCCCAAATGATACAATGGGGCTGGAAAACAAGACTGTGATCGTCACCACTATTCTA GAAGCACCGTATGTAATGCTAAAGAAGAATGCTGACCTTTTCGTGGATAATGAAAGATATGAGGGGTACTGTGTGGACTTGGCAGCTGAAATAGCAAAACACTGTGGATTCAAATATCAGCTGAAAATAGTAGGAGATGGCAAATATGGAGCTAGAGATGCAGAAACGAAGATCTGGAATGGAATGGTTGGAGAGTTGGTTTATGGG AAAGCTGACATAGCAGTGGCTCCATTGACTATCACTTTAGTCAGAGAAGAAGTCATCGACTTCTCAAAGCCATTCATGAGTTTGGGCATCTCCATCATGATCAAGAAGCCTCAGAAATCCAAGCCTGGTGTTTTCTCATTTCTGGATCCTCTGGCCTATGAGATCTGGATGTGTATCGTGTTTGCCTACATCGGTGTAAGCGTAGTGCTTTTTCTGGTCAGTCGTTTCAGCCCATACGAGTGGCACACAGAGGAATATGAAGACGGCCAGATACAGACCAACGAGTCCACCAATGAGTTTGGGATTTTCAACAGCCTTTGGTTCTCTCTTGGAGCTTTTATGAGACAGGGCTGTGATATTTCACCAAG GTCTCTTTCTGGCCGCATAGTTGGAGGAGTCTGGTGGTTTTTCACCCTGATCATAATTTCATCCTACACGGCTAACTTGGCTGCCTTCCTAACAGTGGAGAGGATGGTGTCTCCAATCGAAAGTGCAGAGGACTTAGCAAAGCAAACAGAGATTGCTTACGGAACTTTAGATTCTGGTTCAACAAAAGAGTTTTTCAGG CGTTCCAAAATCGCTCTTTTCGACAAAATGTGGACGTACATGAAAAGCGCGGAGCCCTCCGTGTTTGTTAAGACGACAGCAGAAGGTGTTATGCGGGTGAGGAAGTCCAAGGGGAAGTACGCATACCTGCTGGAGTCCACCATGAACGAGTACATCGAGCAGCGCAAGCCCTGTGACACTATGAAGGTCGGAGGGAACCTGGACTCCAAAGGCTACGGCATCGCCACCCCCAAAGGATCCTCATTAAG AACGCCAGTAAACCTTGCAGTATTGAAACTCAGTGAGCAAGGCACCTTAGACAAGCTGAAAAACAAATGGTGGTACGATAAAGGTGAATGTGGAGCCAAGGACTCTGGAAGTAAG GAGAAGACCAGCGCTCTCAGCCTGAGCAATGTGGCTGGGGTCTTCTACATCCTAGTGGGCGGCTTGGGCTTGGCCATGCTGGTGGCCCTGGTCGAGTTCTGTTACAAGTCCCGAGCCGAGGCCAAGCGCATGAAG GTGACCTTTTCGGACGCCATGAGGAGCAAAGCGAGACTGTCTATTACTGGGAGTACTGGCGAGAATGGACGTGTGATGAGTCCTGAGTTCCCCAAAGCAGTACATGCGGTGCCCTTTGTTAGACCTGGTGTGGGAATGAACGTCAGTCTGACTGATCTCTCCTGA
- the gria2b gene encoding glutamate receptor 2b isoform X3 → MQQFKNLSICLISLLCGVTIGGSPSVQIGGLFPRGADQEYSAFRIGMVQFGTAEFRLTPHIDNLEVANSFAVTNCFCSQFSRGVYAIFGFYDKKSVNTITSFCGTLHVSFITPSFPLDGNQQFIIQMRPDIKGPLLSLIEYYKWDKFAYLYDSDRGLTTLQVVLDTAAEKKWQVTAINVGNMKDERKDEAYRSLFQDLENKKERRVILDCEQDKVKDIMEQVITIGRHVKGYHYIIANLGFVDGDLSKIQYGGANVSGFQIVDFDDPLVSKFDQRWEALEEKEYPGADSKIRYTSALTYDAVQVMTEAFRYLHKQRIDISRRANNGDCLANPAVPWAQGVEIERALKQVRVDGLTGNIQFDQYGKRVNYTVNVMELKSNGPVKIGYWNEVDKMVVTKSDLFPNDTMGLENKTVIVTTILEAPYVMLKKNADLFVDNERYEGYCVDLAAEIAKHCGFKYQLKIVGDGKYGARDAETKIWNGMVGELVYGKADIAVAPLTITLVREEVIDFSKPFMSLGISIMIKKPQKSKPGVFSFLDPLAYEIWMCIVFAYIGVSVVLFLVSRFSPYEWHTEEYEDGQIQTNESTNEFGIFNSLWFSLGAFMRQGCDISPRSLSGRIVGGVWWFFTLIIISSYTANLAAFLTVERMVSPIESAEDLAKQTEIAYGTLDSGSTKEFFRRSKIALFDKMWTYMKSAEPSVFVKTTAEGVMRVRKSKGKYAYLLESTMNEYIEQRKPCDTMKVGGNLDSKGYGIATPKGSSLRNAVNLAVLKLNEQGLLDKLKNKWWYDKGECGSGGGDSKEKTSALSLSNVAGVFYILVGGLGLAMLVALVEFCYKSRAEAKRMKVAKNAQNINPTSSQNSQNFATYKEGYNVYGIESVKI, encoded by the exons TCTGTTCTCAGTTCTCAAGAGGAGTTTATGCTATTTTTGGATTTTACGACAAGAAGTCAGTAAACACAATAACGTCGTTCTGCGGGACACTTCATGTCTCTTTCATCACACCAAGCTTTCCCTTGGACGGAAATCAGCAGTTCATCATTCAGATGCGACCAGACATCAAAGGACCCCTCCTAAGTCTCATTGAGTACTACAAATGGGATAAGTTTGCCTACCTGTACGACAGTGACCGAG GACTTACCACACTCCAAGTTGTGCTGGACACAGCAGCAGAGAAGAAATGGCAGGTGACCGCCATCAATGTGGGAAACATGAAGGACGAGAGAAAGGATGAAGCGTATCGCTCACTCTTTCAGGACCTAGAAAACAAAAAGGAGCGGAGGGTCATCCTTGACTGCGAGCAAGACAAAGTTAAAGACATCATGGAACAG GTCATAACTATTGGCAGGCATGTGAAAGGATATCACTACATCATAGCAAACTTG GGTTTTGTCGACGGAGATCTTTCAAAAATCCAATATGGTGGAGCCAATGTGTCAGGCTTTCAGATTGTGGATTTCGATGACCCCCTGGTGTCTAAATTTGACCAGCGCTGGGAAGCCCTGGAGGAAAAAGAATATCCAGGAGCGGACAGCAAGATACGG TACACCTCAGCACTGACATATGATGCAGTTCAGGTCATGACTGAGGCCTTCCGTTACCTGCACAAACAGCGAATTGACATCTCCCGTAGAGCTAACAACGGAGACTGTCTGGCCAATCCTGCTGTACCATGGGCACAAGGGGTGGAGATAGAGCGTGCCCTAAAACAG GTCAGAGTTGATGGTCTCACTGGTAACATTCAGTTTGACCAGTACGGAAAGAGGGTGAATTACACCGTCAATGTCATGGAACTGAAAAGCAACGGACCAGTTAAG ATTGGCTATTGGAATGAAGTTGATAAGATGGTTGTGACAAAGTCTGATCTCTTCCCAAATGATACAATGGGGCTGGAAAACAAGACTGTGATCGTCACCACTATTCTA GAAGCACCGTATGTAATGCTAAAGAAGAATGCTGACCTTTTCGTGGATAATGAAAGATATGAGGGGTACTGTGTGGACTTGGCAGCTGAAATAGCAAAACACTGTGGATTCAAATATCAGCTGAAAATAGTAGGAGATGGCAAATATGGAGCTAGAGATGCAGAAACGAAGATCTGGAATGGAATGGTTGGAGAGTTGGTTTATGGG AAAGCTGACATAGCAGTGGCTCCATTGACTATCACTTTAGTCAGAGAAGAAGTCATCGACTTCTCAAAGCCATTCATGAGTTTGGGCATCTCCATCATGATCAAGAAGCCTCAGAAATCCAAGCCTGGTGTTTTCTCATTTCTGGATCCTCTGGCCTATGAGATCTGGATGTGTATCGTGTTTGCCTACATCGGTGTAAGCGTAGTGCTTTTTCTGGTCAGTCGTTTCAGCCCATACGAGTGGCACACAGAGGAATATGAAGACGGCCAGATACAGACCAACGAGTCCACCAATGAGTTTGGGATTTTCAACAGCCTTTGGTTCTCTCTTGGAGCTTTTATGAGACAGGGCTGTGATATTTCACCAAG GTCTCTTTCTGGCCGCATAGTTGGAGGAGTCTGGTGGTTTTTCACCCTGATCATAATTTCATCCTACACGGCTAACTTGGCTGCCTTCCTAACAGTGGAGAGGATGGTGTCTCCAATCGAAAGTGCAGAGGACTTAGCAAAGCAAACAGAGATTGCTTACGGAACTTTAGATTCTGGTTCAACAAAAGAGTTTTTCAGG CGTTCCAAAATCGCTCTTTTCGACAAAATGTGGACGTACATGAAAAGCGCGGAGCCCTCCGTGTTTGTTAAGACGACAGCAGAAGGTGTTATGCGGGTGAGGAAGTCCAAGGGGAAGTACGCATACCTGCTGGAGTCCACCATGAACGAGTACATCGAGCAGCGCAAGCCCTGTGACACTATGAAGGTCGGAGGGAACCTGGACTCCAAAGGCTACGGCATCGCCACCCCCAAAGGATCCTCATTAAG AAATGCGGTTAACCTCGCAGTACTAAAACTGAATGAACAAGGCCTGTTGGAcaaattgaaaaacaaatggTGGTACGACAAGGGAGAGTGCGGCAGCGGGGGAGGTGATTCCAAG GAGAAGACCAGCGCTCTCAGCCTGAGCAATGTGGCTGGGGTCTTCTACATCCTAGTGGGCGGCTTGGGCTTGGCCATGCTGGTGGCCCTGGTCGAGTTCTGTTACAAGTCCCGAGCCGAGGCCAAGCGCATGAAGGTGGCAAAGAATGCACAGAATATTAATCCCACTTCCTCGCAGAATTCACAGAATTTTGCCACTTATAAGGAAGGGTACAACGTATATGGGATCGAAAGTgtaaaaatttaa